The genomic segment CGCGAGAACGTCAAAAAGAAAAGTAACGTTCCAGCACTTGAATCCTGTCCACAGCGTCGTGGAGTTTGCACACGGGTATATACAACAACCCCTAAAAAGCCAAACTCAGCCATGCGTAAAGTGGCCAGGGTACGGCTGACCAACGGGTTTGAAGTATCAAGTTATATCGGTGGTGAAGGTCACAACCTCCAGGAGCACTCGGTGATTCTCATCCGTGGCGGCCGGGTTAAAGATCTTCCAGGTGTGCGCTATCACACAGTGCGTGGCAGCCTCGACACCTCAGGCGTCAACGACAGGAAGCAGGGTCGTTCCAAATACGGAACTAAAAAGCCTAAAGATAAGAAATAATCAGAGTGTAGGAATTAAGTCATGCCAAGAAGAAGAGAAGTACCCAAACGCGAAGTTTTGCCAGATCCAAAGCATCACAGCGAGCTGCTTGCCAAGTTCATCAACGTTCTTATGGTTAGTGGTAAGAAATCCATTGCTGAATCTGTTGTGTATGGCGCGCTTGCAATCATGCAGGAACGCGTTCGCAGGAACCAGAAGCAGGATGATGAGTCTGGCTCTGGTGAGAGCGGTTCAACAAACATTATGAAATGTTTTGAACAGGCCCTTGATAACGTTCGTCCATCCGTAGAAGTACGTTCACGCCGAGTGGGTGGTGCTACTTACCAGGTTCCGGTAGAAGTTCGCCTCGACAGAAGCATTGCACTGGGCATGCGCTGGATTGTCAAGGCAGCACGCGCACGCGGTGAGAAGGGTATGATGCTGCGGCTTGCCGGCGAGCTGATTGACGCCTCTGAAAACAAAGGTTCAGCCGTCAAGAAGCGTGAAGATACACACAAAATGGCCAAGGCCAACCAGGCATTTGCACATTTTCGATGGAATTAATTACGAGGTTAAACCGTGTCTACTACACCATTGGAACTATACCGTAACATCGGCATCGCCGCGCACGTGGATGCTGGTAAAACAACAACAACGGAACGCGTGCTTTATTATACTGGCGTGGCTCACAAAATGGGTGAGGTACACGACGGTGCTGCCACGATGGACTGGATGGTTCAGGAGCAGGAGCGCGGTATTACCATTACCTCAGCAGCAACGACCTGCTACTGGGAAGGTATGGATAAGAACTACCCAAAACACCGTATTAATATCATCGATACCCCTGGTCACGTTGACTTCATGATCGAAGTTGAGCGATCACTGCGTGTACTTGACGGTGCAATCGTTGTGTTTGACTCAGTCTCCGGCGTAGAACCTCAATCAGAAACAGTTTGGCGTCAGTCTGACAAATACGGCGTACCACGCATTGTGTTTGTCAACAAAATGGACCGTATGGGTGCCAACTTCCTGCGCGTAGTTACGCAGATTCGTGAGCGCCTTGGAGCAAATCCGGTTGTCGTTCAGCTGCCAATTGGCTCTGAAGATTCTTTTACAGGTGTAATCGACCTCATCAAGATGAAGGCAATCAACTGGGACGATGAAAGCAAGGGTATGGTCTTCCAGTACGATGACATTCCCGCAGATATGAAGTCACAGTGCGAAGAGTATCACGCGAAGATTATCGAAGCTGCTGCTGAAGCCAGTGAAGAGCTGATGGAAAAGTATCTTGAAGGTGAAACATTTACCGAGCAAGAAATCAAGGCAGCAATCCGTAAGCGTACAGTAAACAACGAAATTGTGCCTGTTTTCTGTGGCTCAGCGTTCAAAAACAAAGGCGTAC from the Legionella geestiana genome contains:
- the rpsL gene encoding 30S ribosomal protein S12, whose protein sequence is MATINQLVRKPRENVKKKSNVPALESCPQRRGVCTRVYTTTPKKPNSAMRKVARVRLTNGFEVSSYIGGEGHNLQEHSVILIRGGRVKDLPGVRYHTVRGSLDTSGVNDRKQGRSKYGTKKPKDKK
- the rpsG gene encoding 30S ribosomal protein S7, whose protein sequence is MPRRREVPKREVLPDPKHHSELLAKFINVLMVSGKKSIAESVVYGALAIMQERVRRNQKQDDESGSGESGSTNIMKCFEQALDNVRPSVEVRSRRVGGATYQVPVEVRLDRSIALGMRWIVKAARARGEKGMMLRLAGELIDASENKGSAVKKREDTHKMAKANQAFAHFRWN